One stretch of Methanobacterium veterum DNA includes these proteins:
- a CDS encoding sensor histidine kinase, with translation MNFAINKNKFTLFRWMSIFFAASLIITAIILINENIDPSNNTFGNLAFFILNLIVITTLFCVAKKSFKYGRRAFISWTLIALSQLVTILGNVLWTIMYAELNKSPFPSIADILYLSYYPLLILGILFLPVARIQETKKYQILLDTGIMILTAGLVFWAVLIPIVESHNSDVFSMLIYLSYLLMDIFILFILLYLLFDWFGQVKKAPLSLLALSVAVLVITNTIYICQFLYVVYIPGNFLDLGWLSSYFLTALAGISYITDNSQSSFKSSKYKTPFLKVSRSSYLPVLWLVFIYILLYWIYTQLTDDNLNILVWGAAIILTMMFVRQILDLKESNQARKLLQTNQEILEKRERHLSLITDNMMDLITRINAKGEYKYVSSSSQKILGYTPENILGKNVLEMIHPDDLERVKSSTMESIYAHSSSEIEYRHRTSTGDYIWIETTSNLLFDDENNFKGFVCGSRNINDRKHAEKQIKNSLEEKEVLLKEIHHRVKNNMQIISSLLSLQSRYIKDENYLAVFKEGQNRVKSMAMIHEGLYKSDNLARINFEEYVHNLISWLFSSYGIDKNIIKTKINLDNILLDIDTAIPLGLILNELISNSLKHAFPHHSLNSKNVSVIKPAVEINNPSNMRFTSSEKIKDKINILLSQNEDMLKLIVMDNGIGFPENINFKNTESLGLQLVNTLVNQLNGEIKLEKENGTKFTLNLKK, from the coding sequence ATGAATTTCGCAATAAATAAGAATAAGTTCACTCTTTTTCGATGGATGTCAATCTTCTTTGCTGCTAGCTTGATAATTACAGCCATTATCCTAATTAACGAAAATATTGATCCGAGCAATAATACATTTGGAAATTTAGCCTTTTTTATACTAAATCTGATTGTTATAACCACCTTATTTTGTGTAGCAAAAAAATCATTTAAATACGGTAGAAGAGCATTTATAAGCTGGACTTTAATAGCACTATCACAGTTAGTTACCATTTTAGGCAATGTTCTATGGACCATTATGTATGCAGAACTTAATAAGTCCCCTTTTCCATCAATAGCAGATATACTGTATCTATCTTATTACCCTTTACTTATATTGGGTATTTTGTTTTTACCAGTTGCCAGAATTCAGGAAACAAAAAAGTATCAAATTCTTTTAGATACTGGAATTATGATTTTAACGGCAGGGCTGGTGTTCTGGGCAGTTTTAATACCAATAGTTGAATCCCATAATTCAGACGTATTTAGCATGCTCATATATTTATCCTACCTGCTTATGGACATTTTTATACTGTTTATACTACTCTACCTGTTATTTGACTGGTTTGGACAGGTCAAAAAGGCCCCATTATCATTACTTGCCTTAAGCGTTGCAGTTCTGGTTATTACCAATACCATTTACATCTGTCAATTTTTATACGTTGTATACATACCTGGTAACTTTTTAGATCTAGGATGGCTAAGCTCATATTTCCTAACGGCGCTAGCTGGTATTTCATATATAACTGATAACTCCCAATCATCATTTAAAAGTTCAAAATATAAAACTCCATTCCTGAAAGTCAGCAGAAGTTCTTATTTACCTGTACTATGGCTTGTTTTTATATACATATTATTATACTGGATTTATACGCAGTTAACAGATGATAATTTGAATATCCTTGTTTGGGGAGCAGCAATTATTCTAACAATGATGTTTGTCCGTCAGATTTTGGATTTAAAAGAAAGTAACCAGGCACGGAAATTACTGCAAACAAACCAGGAAATATTAGAAAAAAGGGAAAGGCACTTAAGTTTAATAACTGACAATATGATGGATTTAATAACAAGGATCAATGCTAAAGGAGAATATAAATACGTCAGTTCCTCATCACAAAAAATACTGGGCTATACACCTGAAAATATACTGGGAAAAAATGTTTTAGAAATGATACACCCTGATGATCTAGAAAGGGTAAAATCATCCACCATGGAATCTATATATGCTCATTCATCCAGCGAAATAGAATACCGCCATAGAACATCCACTGGCGATTATATCTGGATAGAAACTACAAGTAACCTCCTGTTTGATGATGAAAATAACTTTAAAGGGTTTGTATGTGGAAGCCGGAATATAAATGATCGTAAACATGCAGAAAAACAGATCAAAAACTCACTTGAAGAAAAAGAAGTACTGCTGAAAGAGATCCATCACAGGGTAAAAAACAATATGCAGATAATTTCCAGTTTATTAAGCCTCCAGTCAAGATACATCAAAGATGAAAATTACCTGGCAGTTTTCAAGGAAGGCCAGAACAGAGTTAAATCTATGGCCATGATCCATGAAGGCCTCTACAAAAGCGATAATTTGGCCAGAATTAACTTTGAAGAATATGTACACAATTTGATATCATGGCTTTTCAGTTCCTACGGAATAGATAAAAATATAATTAAAACAAAAATTAATCTGGATAATATCCTGTTGGATATAGATACTGCAATCCCCTTGGGGTTAATTCTCAACGAATTGATTTCTAACAGTCTAAAACATGCGTTTCCACACCATAGCCTAAATTCTAAAAATGTATCAGTTATAAAGCCTGCAGTCGAAATCAACAACCCATCAAATATGCGGTTTACCTCTTCTGAAAAAATTAAAGACAAAATAAATATTTTACTTTCACAAAATGAAGATATGCTGAAACTGATCGTTATGGATAACGGAATAGGATTTCCAGAAAATATCAATTTTAAAAACACAGAATCCTTAGGCTTACAGCTGGTAAATACACTTGTAAACCAGCTCAATGGAGAAATAAAACTCGAAAAAGAAAATGGAACAAAATTCACACTTAATTTAAAAAAATGA
- a CDS encoding response regulator yields MENIKILVVEDENIVALDIENRLKGLGFTVLPVISSGEEAVEKAYEYKPDLVLMDILLKGKINGIDAAKKIVGTLKIPIIYLTASTNRELLERARQIGHCSYITKPFMGKELENAIKTLLKTN; encoded by the coding sequence ATGGAAAATATAAAAATTTTAGTTGTAGAGGATGAAAATATAGTTGCTTTAGATATTGAAAATAGATTAAAAGGTTTAGGTTTTACTGTACTTCCTGTAATTTCTTCTGGAGAAGAAGCAGTTGAAAAAGCATATGAATACAAACCAGATCTGGTTTTAATGGATATTCTGCTTAAGGGAAAAATAAATGGAATAGATGCAGCTAAAAAAATCGTGGGAACTCTAAAGATACCTATTATATACCTCACTGCCAGTACCAATAGGGAATTATTAGAACGCGCCAGACAAATAGGGCACTGCAGTTACATAACTAAACCGTTTATGGGAAAAGAATTAGAAAATGCCATTAAGACACTCTTAAAAACTAATTAA
- a CDS encoding FAD-dependent oxidoreductase produces MDVVVIGGGPAGRTAAIEASSIGENVTLIERDKIGGTCLNEGCVMVTGLNDVAKFINDAKNFKNLGLIDCDYQLHFDKLISGIKETMAKIRHILETETLDAGVDIKRGNASLDDSKVILDGEELEYDKLIIATGIRPLIPQTDGFENALTYKDILGLTELPEELNIIGSGVIAAEFANVFSGFGTKVNVLCRNKFLKMLDDDIKKYVAQNLIPDVTIHENLNVNHIHKDGVSTDNGEMNGLTFFATGMVPNSEIASNLVDLGKRKNILVNKRMQTSHEDIYAAGDVTGGIGTTPVARAEGVTAARNACGIFKEMDYRFIPGAISLQQDVAFINAENKKDGIGGYMKGSAGPGSFWRVHDGKTGFTKMNVSEDGDINEIFSISPSSRTSMAYMSKLLREGQKVDDFDDFMEVHPSTDAIYKLLRFFARFE; encoded by the coding sequence ATGGATGTTGTAGTTATTGGGGGCGGACCTGCAGGCAGAACTGCTGCAATTGAAGCATCAAGCATTGGAGAAAATGTAACTCTTATTGAAAGAGATAAAATTGGAGGTACATGTCTTAATGAAGGGTGTGTTATGGTTACTGGGTTAAATGATGTTGCAAAATTCATAAATGATGCAAAAAATTTTAAAAATCTGGGTTTAATTGACTGTGATTACCAGCTGCATTTTGATAAACTTATAAGTGGCATTAAAGAGACCATGGCCAAAATAAGACATATACTTGAAACAGAAACCCTTGATGCCGGTGTGGACATTAAAAGGGGTAACGCAAGTCTTGATGACAGTAAAGTTATTTTAGATGGTGAAGAACTTGAATATGATAAACTGATAATAGCAACTGGTATAAGGCCTCTTATTCCTCAAACAGACGGATTTGAAAACGCCCTAACTTATAAAGATATATTGGGTTTAACAGAACTTCCAGAAGAACTGAATATTATCGGAAGCGGTGTCATCGCCGCGGAGTTTGCAAATGTATTTTCTGGATTTGGCACTAAAGTAAACGTTTTATGCAGAAACAAGTTTTTAAAAATGTTGGATGATGATATTAAAAAATATGTCGCTCAAAATTTAATCCCTGATGTCACCATACATGAAAATTTAAATGTAAACCATATTCATAAAGACGGCGTTTCTACTGATAATGGAGAAATGAATGGGCTCACATTTTTTGCAACAGGTATGGTCCCAAATTCTGAGATCGCATCTAATCTTGTAGATCTGGGAAAAAGGAAAAATATACTCGTAAATAAAAGAATGCAGACGAGTCATGAGGATATATATGCCGCTGGAGACGTAACTGGGGGAATAGGCACAACACCAGTTGCAAGGGCAGAAGGGGTTACAGCAGCAAGAAACGCCTGTGGAATCTTTAAAGAGATGGATTACAGGTTTATACCAGGTGCAATTTCCCTGCAGCAGGACGTGGCTTTTATAAATGCTGAAAATAAAAAAGATGGTATTGGTGGGTATATGAAAGGTTCTGCAGGCCCAGGATCTTTCTGGAGGGTACATGACGGTAAAACTGGTTTTACAAAGATGAATGTCAGCGAGGATGGAGATATAAATGAAATATTTTCAATTTCCCCTTCATCACGTACAAGCATGGCTTACATGTCAAAGCTATTGAGGGAAGGGCAAAAAGTAGATGATTTTGATGATTTTATGGAAGTGCACCCTTCTACAGATGCAATATACAAACTGCTCAGATTTTTTGCGAGGTTTGAGTAA
- a CDS encoding Dabb family protein → MLKLKDNNEDGVLKVKEELLSMKDRIEFLNDIIVELNTCKGESNFDILFITMFESMTDFDSYITHPVHVKVSQNIGDNIEQSASVCFESDMN, encoded by the coding sequence ATGTTGAAGTTAAAAGATAACAACGAAGATGGTGTTTTGAAAGTAAAAGAAGAGCTGTTGAGCATGAAAGACCGTATTGAATTCCTAAATGACATTATAGTGGAGTTAAATACATGTAAAGGAGAATCAAACTTTGATATTCTGTTTATTACAATGTTTGAATCCATGACAGATTTTGATTCATATATCACTCATCCAGTTCACGTTAAGGTCTCGCAAAATATTGGGGACAACATAGAACAGAGTGCATCTGTTTGTTTCGAGTCAGATATGAATTAA
- a CDS encoding flippase, whose protein sequence is MSSKKSKIASGSIVILIGSFVFRIGGFIYRFIMSRLLDTAGYGILGLTLPFQNLLTITANGGLPPAIAKYVAQYSAVEQDDMVRQIIITALKIVAVTGTIGAILMYILAGIIAIDWWHKPEALLPLQIVAVMAPFSVIVGVFRGVFQGYYKMTNILITRAFEQVFTIVFAIALVIIGWYVAGAVVGTAIGFMASAVVSVYLFRKQIWGRLNRRHDPHSLKPNRDKVFTLREELGIAKMLIKFSVPVVITGLAEMCLYDIGTIFIGVYLASQYAGYYTNASAIARLPLIISTAVATSALPATSEALSLRDGPLLQTYISQSYRYVGFFVVPMCTVTIIFAAPILALLFGDAYTPGAGALQIFVTGMVFFTIYNISSSICQGLGRPFIPMLALIVGTTAELILSVLLIPSIGIEGAATGTTVAAFIIMVITLYGTFKLSKVNIPVADFTRIIMASFLMGVILMLLPKTIEGFLMSIILAPLLYALFIAVVGGLRKDDIGVMYRLAGKFGPAAGILRKLIGSLERFAR, encoded by the coding sequence ATGAGTTCAAAAAAATCAAAAATAGCGAGTGGAAGTATTGTAATCCTCATAGGGTCATTTGTATTTCGTATAGGCGGATTCATCTATAGATTTATAATGAGCCGGTTACTAGATACTGCAGGATACGGTATCTTAGGCCTTACATTACCTTTCCAGAATCTTCTTACCATAACTGCTAATGGAGGCCTTCCCCCAGCTATTGCAAAGTATGTAGCGCAGTATTCAGCTGTAGAACAGGACGACATGGTGCGGCAGATTATAATTACTGCCTTAAAGATCGTGGCCGTGACTGGTACTATCGGCGCTATTTTAATGTACATTCTTGCAGGAATTATTGCAATAGACTGGTGGCATAAACCTGAAGCGCTTCTTCCCCTCCAAATTGTGGCAGTTATGGCGCCGTTCAGTGTTATTGTAGGGGTTTTTAGAGGTGTTTTCCAGGGATACTACAAGATGACCAATATCCTGATCACCCGTGCATTTGAACAGGTATTTACAATCGTATTTGCCATAGCTCTGGTTATAATTGGTTGGTACGTTGCAGGGGCTGTTGTAGGTACTGCCATAGGTTTCATGGCCTCTGCAGTAGTTTCAGTATATCTCTTTAGAAAACAGATATGGGGCAGGTTAAACCGCAGACATGACCCCCACAGTCTTAAACCAAATAGGGATAAAGTATTCACGCTTCGAGAAGAACTGGGAATAGCCAAAATGCTCATTAAGTTTTCAGTACCAGTAGTTATAACTGGGCTCGCTGAAATGTGTCTTTACGACATCGGTACTATATTTATAGGAGTATACCTGGCAAGCCAGTATGCAGGTTACTATACCAATGCCAGCGCAATTGCAAGGCTTCCACTTATAATATCAACAGCAGTAGCTACATCAGCACTTCCCGCCACTTCTGAGGCCCTTAGTCTCAGAGACGGCCCATTACTTCAGACCTATATTTCCCAATCTTACAGATATGTGGGATTCTTTGTAGTGCCCATGTGTACAGTTACAATTATTTTTGCAGCCCCCATACTTGCCTTACTCTTTGGTGATGCGTATACCCCTGGAGCAGGAGCACTTCAAATATTTGTAACAGGGATGGTATTCTTTACAATTTATAATATCTCATCAAGCATATGTCAAGGCCTTGGAAGGCCATTTATTCCGATGCTTGCACTTATTGTAGGAACAACTGCGGAATTGATTCTCAGTGTGCTGTTGATTCCAAGTATTGGAATAGAAGGTGCTGCAACAGGTACAACAGTAGCGGCATTTATTATAATGGTAATAACTCTTTATGGAACCTTTAAACTCTCCAAAGTGAATATTCCAGTGGCAGATTTTACCAGAATAATAATGGCTTCCTTTTTAATGGGAGTTATCCTAATGCTGCTCCCTAAAACCATAGAAGGGTTCTTAATGTCAATTATATTGGCACCTTTACTTTATGCATTATTCATTGCAGTGGTTGGTGGGTTAAGAAAAGATGATATTGGAGTTATGTACAGACTTGCAGGTAAATTCGGACCGGCCGCAGGAATACTCAGAAAATTAATTGGTTCTTTAGAGAGGTTCGCCAGATAA
- a CDS encoding SHOCT domain-containing protein: MMKKEEEISLPCNHNSNYGNVILKDEGLCISLRSNNPLSDTVKSELIKYQDILNVRYGKGLLSKWPKLNIETAANSKKIEINVAGLEILQEFVDKLNFRIFQVKNKENMTEQSLAGKLKEAKELLDIGALSQDEFDEIKQKYLREF, translated from the coding sequence ATGATGAAAAAAGAAGAAGAAATAAGCTTACCTTGTAACCATAATTCCAACTATGGGAACGTTATATTAAAAGATGAAGGGCTTTGCATCAGCTTAAGAAGTAACAATCCTCTTTCAGATACTGTAAAGAGTGAGCTGATTAAATATCAGGATATATTAAACGTTCGTTATGGTAAAGGGCTTCTATCCAAATGGCCTAAACTAAACATTGAAACTGCCGCAAATTCTAAAAAAATTGAAATAAATGTTGCTGGCCTGGAAATTTTACAGGAATTTGTAGACAAATTGAATTTTCGTATTTTTCAAGTTAAAAACAAAGAAAATATGACTGAACAAAGTTTGGCAGGCAAATTAAAAGAAGCTAAAGAACTTTTGGATATAGGAGCTCTGAGTCAAGATGAGTTTGATGAAATTAAACAGAAATATTTAAGAGAATTTTAA
- a CDS encoding flavodoxin family protein translates to MRIIAINGSPRKTGNTVTFLNKALEGAASQGAETELIHLGDLNFRGCRSCLTCKLKGEQYHGKCAYKDELSPVLEKIKNIDALILGSPIYFRDVTGDMRSFLERLMYPYLSFDGDTPFIFSGKIITGFIYTMGANEKVMGEEYDQLITHNEMLLTLLGSSESLTINSTNLFNDVSKYNWSAAQHKEAAKLNQEAFPDNCEKAFEMGARFAKFVKE, encoded by the coding sequence ATGAGAATAATAGCAATTAATGGAAGTCCAAGAAAAACAGGGAATACAGTAACTTTTTTGAACAAGGCTCTTGAAGGTGCTGCTTCACAGGGGGCTGAAACAGAGCTGATTCATCTGGGAGATCTCAATTTTAGGGGTTGTAGAAGCTGCCTTACTTGTAAATTAAAGGGTGAACAATATCATGGCAAGTGTGCGTATAAAGATGAATTATCTCCTGTCCTGGAAAAAATCAAGAATATAGATGCTTTAATTTTAGGATCTCCTATCTACTTTAGAGATGTTACCGGTGACATGAGATCTTTTCTTGAACGGTTGATGTATCCTTATCTTTCATTTGATGGTGATACTCCATTTATATTTTCAGGAAAGATCATTACAGGGTTTATTTATACAATGGGTGCAAATGAAAAAGTAATGGGAGAAGAATATGACCAGCTTATAACTCATAATGAAATGCTCTTAACACTTCTTGGATCATCAGAATCTCTAACTATCAACAGCACAAATCTATTTAATGACGTCTCAAAGTACAACTGGTCAGCAGCTCAGCACAAAGAAGCGGCAAAATTGAACCAGGAAGCGTTTCCAGATAACTGTGAAAAAGCATTTGAGATGGGAGCAAGATTTGCAAAATTTGTCAAGGAATAA
- a CDS encoding winged helix-turn-helix transcriptional regulator, giving the protein MRRESDKITIRIIGSKWNLMIIFNLSHQTLRFTELQKRMDNVNPKTITKHLRYLERYNIIKRVVYPEVPPKVEYSLTEYGIALIPLLKPIMEWGSTLQYDITKEK; this is encoded by the coding sequence ATGAGACGCGAAAGTGATAAAATTACAATCAGGATTATTGGAAGTAAATGGAATCTTATGATTATCTTTAACCTTAGTCATCAGACATTAAGATTTACTGAGCTTCAAAAAAGGATGGATAATGTTAATCCAAAAACTATCACAAAACATCTAAGATATCTTGAAAGATATAATATTATAAAAAGGGTTGTATACCCCGAAGTTCCTCCAAAAGTAGAATATTCATTGACAGAGTATGGAATAGCACTTATTCCCCTCCTCAAGCCAATAATGGAATGGGGATCCACTTTACAATATGACATTACCAAAGAAAAATAA
- a CDS encoding amino acid-binding protein, translating to MWEKIKHKFEKFPARMSVARKIVEHGLRVGENGRIYCGNIEISDVALARAVNVDRRSIKTTVDVILSDEQLAKIFQNITPAGTLVKGVAKELGFGVVEIEAEAQNPGIIAKATELISTKGISIRQVHAGDPEIEEYPLLTIITEKPIEGNLINDFLKIEGVKRVSIY from the coding sequence ATGTGGGAGAAAATAAAGCATAAATTCGAAAAATTCCCGGCACGTATGAGTGTTGCAAGGAAAATAGTTGAGCACGGGTTGCGCGTTGGAGAAAATGGTAGAATATATTGTGGTAATATTGAAATAAGTGATGTGGCACTTGCAAGGGCGGTAAATGTGGACCGGAGGAGTATCAAAACCACGGTGGATGTTATACTTTCTGATGAACAGCTTGCAAAGATATTCCAGAATATTACTCCTGCAGGTACGCTGGTTAAGGGCGTAGCAAAAGAATTGGGATTTGGGGTTGTAGAAATAGAGGCTGAAGCTCAAAATCCAGGGATAATTGCAAAGGCCACAGAACTGATATCAACTAAAGGTATAAGTATAAGACAGGTGCATGCTGGAGACCCCGAAATTGAAGAGTACCCCCTGCTTACAATTATAACAGAAAAACCAATTGAAGGAAATTTAATCAATGATTTTTTAAAAATTGAAGGCGTAAAAAGGGTTTCTATTTATTAA
- the trpE gene encoding anthranilate synthase component I produces MNVFGDLKLNEPVSIELDFDSPFELFKNIYRNYDSAFLLESMESDSGLARLSVLGFKPAAILRAYGNILQIERDGVQEEIETENPFEELKKLTSKSNGKKGFRGGLVGYISYESVRYFENIDVQDSQYPDFEFGLFLDTITFDRLQNKCEYVTLGENRIEEINQIAKESHDIGSIDFKFKKHYFSREKYESMVREAKEKIKAGEIFQSVISNAREYEITGDKLSIYKALREMNPSPYMYHLKLGNREIIGSSPEMLARIEGRDVETYPIAGTRERGKNDAEDEKLEIELMNDEKELAEHLMLVDLARNDVGKVSKFDSVRVPEYMTVKKFSHVQHIVSHVTGKLGEDMTAVDAFSSIFPAGTLSGAPKIRAMEIINELEGLPRGPYGGALGYFSLNGNADFAIVIRTLVCNGNKAKIQAGAGIVHDSVPENEYLECENKAQAVIKALEVASGKGELK; encoded by the coding sequence GTGAATGTTTTTGGCGATCTTAAATTAAATGAGCCAGTAAGTATCGAACTTGATTTCGATTCCCCATTTGAATTGTTTAAAAATATTTATAGAAACTATGACAGTGCATTTCTACTTGAATCCATGGAAAGCGACAGCGGACTTGCAAGACTCTCAGTTTTAGGCTTCAAGCCGGCTGCAATTCTACGAGCTTATGGAAATATTTTGCAGATAGAAAGAGATGGAGTTCAAGAAGAAATTGAGACTGAAAACCCATTTGAAGAGCTTAAAAAGTTAACATCTAAAAGCAATGGGAAAAAAGGGTTTAGAGGGGGACTCGTAGGTTACATATCCTATGAATCAGTTCGATATTTTGAAAATATTGATGTTCAAGATTCACAGTACCCTGATTTTGAGTTTGGTTTATTCTTAGATACCATTACGTTTGATAGGTTGCAGAACAAATGCGAATATGTGACCCTTGGTGAAAATAGAATCGAAGAAATAAACCAGATTGCAAAGGAGTCGCATGATATCGGCAGTATTGATTTCAAGTTTAAGAAGCACTATTTTTCAAGGGAAAAATATGAAAGCATGGTTAGAGAAGCTAAGGAAAAGATAAAAGCAGGTGAAATCTTCCAGAGTGTCATATCAAACGCCCGTGAATATGAAATCACCGGCGATAAGCTTTCAATTTATAAGGCACTTCGTGAAATGAATCCTTCACCCTATATGTATCATTTAAAACTTGGAAACCGCGAGATAATTGGTTCAAGTCCTGAAATGCTTGCTAGAATTGAGGGAAGAGACGTAGAAACTTACCCAATTGCAGGGACCAGAGAACGCGGTAAAAACGATGCTGAAGATGAAAAGCTGGAAATAGAACTGATGAATGACGAAAAAGAACTTGCAGAGCATTTAATGCTTGTGGACCTTGCAAGAAACGATGTGGGAAAAGTAAGCAAGTTCGATTCAGTTCGTGTTCCAGAATACATGACTGTTAAGAAATTTTCACACGTACAGCATATTGTTTCTCACGTAACAGGAAAATTGGGAGAGGACATGACAGCAGTTGACGCATTCAGCTCCATTTTCCCTGCAGGAACCTTAAGCGGGGCCCCAAAAATCAGGGCCATGGAAATAATAAACGAACTGGAAGGACTTCCAAGGGGGCCTTACGGCGGCGCTTTAGGTTACTTCTCCTTAAATGGAAATGCAGACTTTGCAATTGTCATAAGGACACTGGTCTGCAATGGAAATAAAGCTAAAATACAGGCAGGTGCTGGAATTGTACATGATTCAGTCCCTGAAAATGAATATCTTGAATGCGAAAACAAAGCACAGGCAGTTATAAAGGCTCTTGAAGTTGCAAGCGGTAAGGGGGAACTGAAATGA
- a CDS encoding HypC/HybG/HupF family hydrogenase formation chaperone — MCIAAPAQIVEINDNVAVVDFGGVRQNAKLDLVEDVEVGRYVLVHSGYAIEVLSDQEAKDSLEAWEELLKVLDEEDNQ; from the coding sequence ATGTGTATCGCAGCACCAGCACAAATAGTAGAAATTAACGATAATGTAGCAGTTGTTGACTTTGGAGGAGTAAGACAAAACGCTAAACTTGATTTAGTCGAAGATGTTGAAGTAGGTAGATATGTACTAGTTCACTCTGGATATGCTATAGAAGTTCTAAGTGATCAGGAAGCTAAAGATTCCTTAGAAGCATGGGAAGAACTGCTGAAAGTATTAGATGAAGAAGACAACCAGTAA